From the bacterium genome, the window GCTATCCAATCAACATTGCATCTCCGTAGCTATAAAATCTATATCCCCCATTGATAGCGTGGGTATACGCAGATAGAATCTTTTCCCTGCCAGCAAAGGCACTTACTAAAATCAGAAGCGTCGTCTTTGGCAAATGGAAATTAGTAATTAGCATATCTGTTAGTTTAAATTCAAATCCAGGATAAATAAATAATCCTGTCCACCCGGAACAAGGGATTATTTTAGATTCTGGATTTTTCCCTGCTGTTTCTAATGCCCGTACCGTAGTCGTTCCAACCACTATTCTTTTTCCATTAGTTTGATTAATCGTTTCAGCCGACTCAGGACTAATCTCGTAATATTCCTCCTCCATATGATGTTCGATGACATCTTCCTTTCTAATCGGACTAAATGTGCCTATGCCCACATGCAAGGTAATGAACGCAAATTTTACCCCTTTATCGGATATTTTTTTAAGTAATTCTTTAGTAAAATGGAGACCAGCCGTAGGTGCCGCCACTGCACCAGGATATTTGGCATAGATAGCTTGATATCGCTCAATATCCGACGGAACGGGTTCTCTTTTAATATAAGGAGGTAATGGAGTTTTCCCTATTTTCTCAACGGTTTCAAAAAAGTCTCCTTCATATTCAAATTTAATATATCCCCGATTACCCTTTTTTTCTATTAATTCACCGCTTAGATTATCTCCAAATGGTAACTTTGCTCCGACATTTACCTTTTTAGAATGTTTAATTAACACCTCCCATATTTGTCCCTCGGAGTTTCTATGGAGTAGAATTTCTACCGGTTTTCTCGCTGTTGTAAATAATCTTGCAGGAAAAACCTTTGTATCATTTAGTATCAGGGTATCATCTTTATTTAGATACTCAATTATATCTTTAAAAATCCTATCTTCAATTTTGTCAGTTTTACGGTTTAAAACTAATAGTTTGGATTCATCGCGGCGGGGTAAAGGATATTGAGCAATTAATTCTTTAGG encodes:
- the queA gene encoding tRNA preQ1(34) S-adenosylmethionine ribosyltransferase-isomerase QueA; translated protein: MKVSDFAYNLPKELIAQYPLPRRDESKLLVLNRKTDKIEDRIFKDIIEYLNKDDTLILNDTKVFPARLFTTARKPVEILLHRNSEGQIWEVLIKHSKKVNVGAKLPFGDNLSGELIEKKGNRGYIKFEYEGDFFETVEKIGKTPLPPYIKREPVPSDIERYQAIYAKYPGAVAAPTAGLHFTKELLKKISDKGVKFAFITLHVGIGTFSPIRKEDVIEHHMEEEYYEISPESAETINQTNGKRIVVGTTTVRALETAGKNPESKIIPCSGWTGLFIYPGFEFKLTDMLITNFHLPKTTLLILVSAFAGREKILSAYTHAINGGYRFYSYGDAMLIG